Proteins encoded by one window of Camelus bactrianus isolate YW-2024 breed Bactrian camel chromosome 9, ASM4877302v1, whole genome shotgun sequence:
- the FCAR gene encoding immunoglobulin alpha Fc receptor isoform X1 yields MAPRDTALFCLVLYLGQKIQAQDGDLPIPTVSATPGFLVPRNESVKILCCGTPESYLYQLELLGNATYKVVERKLGFLKEAEFTINHMGVNSAGRYRCQYRKQHRWSEHSEALELVVTGLYDKPFLTTNQSLVVTPGEKISLWCSSAHIPFDRFSLSKEGGATLSQHQNAGHQGDFILGPADSSFSGNYTCYGWKSGSPYVWSAPSDALQLVVTDTRNHDYMTENLIRMGVAGLVLAALLAILAEHWRSHQVPHNKQKCQAE; encoded by the exons ATGGCCCCCAGAGACACCGCCCTCTTCTGCCTTG TGCTCTATCTGGGCCAGAAGATTCAGGCACAGGATG GGGACCTTCCCATTCCCACCGTATCTGCCACGCCTGGCTTCCTGGTTCCCCGGAATGAGTCTGTGAAAATCCTGTGCTGCGGAACTCCTGAATCTTACCTGTACCAACTGGAGCTCCTGGGAAACGCCACGTACAAAGTGGTGGAGAGGAAGCTGGGATTTCTGAAGGAGGCTGAGTTCACCATTAACCACATGGGTGTAAACTCCGCGGGGCGTTATCGGTGCCAGTACAGGAAGCAGCACCGCTGGTCAGAGCACAGCGAAGCCCTGGAGCTGGTGGTGACAG GCTTGTATGACAAACCCTTCCTCACCACAAATCAGAGCCTTGTGGTGACGCCGGGGGAGAAGATTTCCCTCTGGTGCAGTTCAGCACACATCCCGTTTGATAGATTTTCACTGAGCAAGGAGGGAGGGGCCACTCTGTCGCAGCACCAAAACGCGGGGCACCAGGGTGACTTCATTCTGGGCCCTGCGGACTCCAGCTTCTCAGGGAACTACACATGCTACGGCTGGAAGAGCGGCAGCCCTTATGTGTGGTCAGCCCCCAGTGATGCCCTGCAGCTTGTGGTCACAG ATACGAGGAACCACGATTACATGACAGAGAATTTGATCCGGATGGGTGTGGCGGGGCTGGTCCTAGCGGCTCTCCTGGCCATACTGGCTGAACACTGGCGCAGCCATCAGGTTCCACACAATAAACAGAAATGTCAGGCAGAATGA
- the FCAR gene encoding immunoglobulin alpha Fc receptor isoform X2: protein MAPRDTALFCLVLYLGQKIQAQDGDLPIPTVSATPGFLVPRNESVKILCCGTPESYLYQLELLGNATYKVVERKLGFLKEAEFTINHMGVNSAGRYRCQYRKQHRWSEHSEALELVVTGLYDKPFLTTNQSLVVTPGEKISLWCSSAHIPFDRFSLSKEGGATLSQHQNAGHQGDFILGPADSSFSGNYTCYGWKSGSPYVWSAPSDALQLVVTVAAGNPYADLQF, encoded by the exons ATGGCCCCCAGAGACACCGCCCTCTTCTGCCTTG TGCTCTATCTGGGCCAGAAGATTCAGGCACAGGATG GGGACCTTCCCATTCCCACCGTATCTGCCACGCCTGGCTTCCTGGTTCCCCGGAATGAGTCTGTGAAAATCCTGTGCTGCGGAACTCCTGAATCTTACCTGTACCAACTGGAGCTCCTGGGAAACGCCACGTACAAAGTGGTGGAGAGGAAGCTGGGATTTCTGAAGGAGGCTGAGTTCACCATTAACCACATGGGTGTAAACTCCGCGGGGCGTTATCGGTGCCAGTACAGGAAGCAGCACCGCTGGTCAGAGCACAGCGAAGCCCTGGAGCTGGTGGTGACAG GCTTGTATGACAAACCCTTCCTCACCACAAATCAGAGCCTTGTGGTGACGCCGGGGGAGAAGATTTCCCTCTGGTGCAGTTCAGCACACATCCCGTTTGATAGATTTTCACTGAGCAAGGAGGGAGGGGCCACTCTGTCGCAGCACCAAAACGCGGGGCACCAGGGTGACTTCATTCTGGGCCCTGCGGACTCCAGCTTCTCAGGGAACTACACATGCTACGGCTGGAAGAGCGGCAGCCCTTATGTGTGGTCAGCCCCCAGTGATGCCCTGCAGCTTGTGGTCACAG TTGCAGCTGGGAATCCTTACGCTGACCTACAATTCTAG